A stretch of Rhodoferax potami DNA encodes these proteins:
- a CDS encoding transposase: MARLPRLSIAGHLHHVLQRGAHGQAVCKDTEDFDAFLNALYSAAEANHVAVHGYVVLADHFHLLVTPASAEGLPGLMQALGRSYVRYFNSKYERRGTLWEGRFKSAVLQPRYLLPVLTYFDTHALRHGEGAAPADYAWSTHAHYSGARVDKRIATHPAYWGLGNTPFAREAQYQAAVQEGLNSVQLGEITDAVIGGWTLGDAAFVADLQKNSARRLTKKAPGRPALHVKT, translated from the coding sequence ATGGCACGACTTCCAAGACTATCGATTGCAGGGCACTTGCACCATGTGTTGCAGCGCGGGGCCCATGGCCAAGCGGTCTGCAAGGATACGGAGGATTTTGACGCGTTCCTGAACGCGCTTTACAGCGCTGCCGAGGCGAATCACGTCGCAGTGCATGGCTATGTGGTCTTGGCAGATCATTTCCATTTGCTTGTGACGCCCGCGAGTGCAGAGGGCTTGCCAGGCTTGATGCAGGCCTTGGGCCGCAGCTATGTCAGGTACTTCAACAGCAAATACGAACGCCGCGGCACCCTGTGGGAAGGGCGGTTTAAATCCGCAGTGTTGCAGCCGCGCTATTTGCTACCTGTGTTGACCTACTTCGATACCCATGCCCTGCGCCATGGTGAGGGGGCCGCGCCGGCGGACTATGCGTGGTCGACCCATGCCCATTACAGCGGTGCCCGGGTGGACAAGCGCATTGCGACACATCCGGCGTATTGGGGTTTAGGCAACACCCCGTTTGCCCGGGAGGCACAGTACCAAGCCGCGGTGCAAGAGGGCCTCAATTCAGTGCAATTGGGTGAAATCACCGACGCTGTGATAGGTGGATGGACCTTGGGCGATGCTGCATTTGTCGCAGATTTGCAAAAAAACAGCGCCCGTCGACTCACTAAAAAAGCTCCCGGTCGGCCAGCTCTCCACGTTAAAACTTAG
- a CDS encoding MBL fold metallo-hydrolase, whose product MAIELFKSPQHCCIMFSDLVTDEAEAVQANQFLIVNHGQAAIIDPGGNMTFNALNLTMREYVAPQHLDYIIASHADPDIIASLDRWMTSTSAKLLISQLWARFAPHFCKVGKTEDRITPIPDEGGILRLGNSELLLLPAHFMHAEGNFQFYDPISKILFSGDLGVSMVGGQDAKRSIDSLQPMPAGMEAFHRRYMVSNKILKLWVKMVRALDIRMIAPQHGAPLVGPAIPQLLDWLENLSCGIDLMGAPQYQLPVRAL is encoded by the coding sequence ATGGCAATTGAACTCTTCAAAAGTCCGCAGCATTGCTGCATCATGTTTTCCGATCTGGTGACCGACGAGGCAGAGGCGGTACAGGCCAATCAGTTTCTTATTGTCAATCACGGGCAGGCAGCCATCATTGACCCCGGTGGCAACATGACGTTCAACGCGCTGAATCTCACGATGCGTGAATACGTGGCCCCTCAGCATTTGGACTACATCATTGCCTCGCATGCGGACCCAGACATCATCGCGTCCCTCGATCGCTGGATGACTTCTACCTCCGCAAAGCTACTAATCTCCCAGCTATGGGCGCGGTTCGCACCCCATTTCTGCAAAGTCGGGAAAACCGAAGATCGCATCACTCCGATCCCCGACGAGGGCGGCATCTTGCGTTTGGGTAACTCGGAGCTCTTGTTACTACCTGCCCACTTCATGCATGCTGAAGGAAATTTCCAGTTCTACGACCCGATCAGCAAAATCCTGTTTTCAGGTGATTTGGGCGTATCCATGGTGGGTGGGCAGGATGCCAAGCGTTCTATTGACAGCTTGCAGCCCATGCCCGCGGGAATGGAGGCATTCCACCGGCGGTACATGGTGAGCAACAAAATTCTGAAGCTATGGGTCAAGATGGTGCGCGCGTTGGATATCCGGATGATTGCCCCGCAGCACGGCGCTCCCTTGGTGGGTCCGGCGATACCGCAGTTGTTGGACTGGCTGGAGAACCTTTCCTGTGGCATTGATTTGATGGGCGCTCCCCAGTACCAATTGCCGGTTCGTGCCTTGTAG
- a CDS encoding class I SAM-dependent methyltransferase, with the protein MKKNKIFPGQSGAPALPEGQFPEIRPGQSVELLKELHILTRDGKLNQDSRRKLKQVYHLYQFIEKLMNELPQASGGSFTLADHGAGKSYLGFILYDLYFKHLPQSHLYGIETRAELVDKSRVLADKLGFDRMSFLNVSVEAATQLEELPKTFDVVTALHACDTATDDAIAFGLEKRVKAFVLVPCCQAELARHLSQSKALSLTRTPLAELWRHPLHTREMGSQLTNVLRCLYLEAHGYQVTVTELVGWEHSMKNELILARYTGQKKRQAAERLKSILQEFGLLALLDTRFTLPMDNQPDNGSGA; encoded by the coding sequence ATGAAAAAAAACAAGATATTCCCCGGTCAAAGTGGTGCGCCAGCGTTGCCTGAAGGGCAGTTCCCGGAGATCCGCCCCGGGCAATCGGTAGAGCTACTCAAAGAGCTTCACATCCTGACCCGTGACGGCAAGCTCAACCAAGATTCCCGTCGCAAGCTCAAGCAGGTCTATCACCTTTATCAGTTCATCGAAAAATTGATGAATGAGCTGCCGCAAGCATCCGGCGGAAGCTTCACCCTTGCGGATCACGGTGCCGGCAAGTCGTATCTGGGCTTCATTCTTTACGACCTGTACTTCAAGCACCTCCCGCAGAGCCACCTGTATGGGATAGAAACCCGGGCCGAACTGGTCGATAAATCACGGGTGTTGGCTGACAAGCTGGGCTTTGACCGCATGAGCTTTTTGAACGTCAGCGTGGAGGCGGCGACACAGCTCGAAGAGTTACCCAAAACCTTTGACGTGGTCACAGCCCTGCACGCCTGCGACACCGCCACGGACGATGCGATTGCGTTCGGGTTGGAAAAGCGGGTGAAAGCGTTCGTGTTGGTGCCATGCTGCCAAGCAGAGTTGGCCCGCCATTTGAGCCAAAGCAAGGCGCTCAGCCTGACGCGCACACCCCTGGCCGAACTATGGCGCCACCCGTTGCACACCCGTGAAATGGGCAGCCAGCTCACGAATGTGTTGCGCTGCTTGTACCTCGAAGCCCATGGCTACCAAGTGACCGTCACAGAGCTGGTGGGTTGGGAGCACAGCATGAAAAACGAGTTGATTCTGGCGCGGTACACCGGCCAAAAGAAGCGGCAAGCGGCCGAGCGTTTGAAGTCCATTTTGCAAGAATTCGGTCTTCTGGCCTTGCTTGACACACGGTTTACATTGCCCATGGACAATCAGCCTGACAACGGATCCGGGGCCTGA
- a CDS encoding DUF1415 domain-containing protein, whose translation MSELPRLPPQTDDVVIARTRQWLERAVIGLNLCPFAKAVYVKNQVHYVVCREAAPADVLEVLQTELLALQASPAETRDTTLLILPDALTEFLAFNDFLYPADKLLRKLKLSGDLQIASFHPDFQFADAGPDDIGNFTNRAPYPILHLLREASIDKAVEAFPEAEQIYARNIAALEALGAEGWAALDVAAYPAAGPHPEETK comes from the coding sequence ATGTCTGAACTCCCCCGCCTTCCCCCGCAAACAGATGATGTAGTGATCGCTCGCACCAGGCAGTGGCTGGAGCGCGCGGTCATCGGGCTCAATCTGTGCCCGTTTGCAAAGGCTGTTTACGTCAAGAACCAAGTGCACTATGTGGTGTGCCGGGAAGCCGCGCCGGCAGATGTGTTGGAGGTCTTGCAGACGGAGTTGCTCGCCCTGCAAGCCAGTCCGGCCGAGACCAGAGACACAACGCTCCTGATATTGCCTGACGCACTGACAGAGTTTTTGGCGTTCAATGACTTTTTGTATCCCGCCGATAAACTGCTGCGCAAGCTCAAGCTCAGCGGCGATTTGCAGATCGCCAGTTTTCACCCGGATTTTCAGTTTGCCGATGCAGGGCCGGACGACATCGGCAACTTCACCAATCGGGCGCCTTATCCGATATTGCACCTGCTGCGCGAGGCCAGCATTGACAAAGCCGTCGAGGCCTTTCCCGAGGCTGAGCAGATCTATGCCCGCAATATTGCCGCCCTCGAGGCCCTTGGCGCAGAGGGGTGGGCGGCGCTCGATGTGGCGGCTTACCCTGCTGCGGGCCCCCATCCCGAAGAAACTAAATGA
- a CDS encoding deoxyguanosinetriphosphate triphosphohydrolase translates to MDQLQPYACLPETSRGRRFPEEAAPTRTPFQRDRDRIVHSTAFRRLVYKTQVFINHEGDLFRTRLTHSLEVAQLGRSMARTLGLNEDVVETIALAHDLGHTPFGHAGQDALHECMAEYGGFEHNLQSLRVVDHLEARYPQFDGLNLCFESREGILKHCSRTNAHALEQAEVDFPAAAAGVARRFLDGGQPSLEAQLCNLADEIAYNCHDIDDGVRSGLLLMEQMLEVPLFSRYARQALTQHAQLAQPPQQRRWLYESIRLMLSNMVYDVLKTTQAQLAESRPASVVEVRAAKPLVLFSPGMRAETRELKKFLFDHLYRHYQVMDTMNRAKQVVRDLFDAYLETPAEMRQDSEPAGDITLQRRVSDHIAGMTDRFALREHARLTGKTLFHV, encoded by the coding sequence ATGGATCAGCTTCAGCCCTACGCCTGTTTGCCTGAGACCAGCAGGGGGCGACGCTTTCCTGAAGAGGCGGCGCCGACCCGGACCCCTTTTCAAAGGGATCGGGATCGGATTGTTCATTCCACTGCTTTCAGGCGCTTGGTTTACAAGACACAGGTCTTCATCAACCACGAAGGTGACCTCTTTCGCACCCGCCTCACGCATTCGCTGGAGGTTGCGCAGCTGGGGCGATCGATGGCCCGGACCCTCGGCTTGAACGAAGACGTGGTCGAAACCATCGCTTTGGCCCATGATCTAGGACACACCCCTTTCGGTCATGCGGGGCAAGATGCCCTTCACGAGTGCATGGCTGAATACGGTGGTTTTGAACATAACCTGCAAAGTCTTCGGGTCGTGGACCACTTGGAGGCGCGGTATCCCCAGTTTGATGGCCTCAATTTATGCTTTGAGTCTCGCGAAGGCATCTTGAAGCACTGCTCCCGTACTAATGCCCACGCGCTGGAGCAGGCCGAGGTCGACTTTCCTGCTGCAGCTGCCGGTGTCGCCCGCAGATTCCTGGATGGCGGGCAACCGAGTCTCGAGGCTCAGCTCTGCAATCTGGCCGATGAAATCGCCTACAACTGTCACGATATTGACGATGGTGTCCGGTCCGGTCTGCTGCTGATGGAGCAAATGCTGGAGGTGCCCCTGTTTTCGCGCTATGCCCGCCAAGCGCTCACACAACATGCGCAGCTAGCGCAGCCTCCACAGCAGCGGCGTTGGCTGTACGAGTCCATCCGCTTGATGCTGAGCAACATGGTCTACGACGTATTGAAAACGACCCAAGCTCAATTGGCCGAGAGTCGACCGGCGAGTGTGGTGGAAGTGCGCGCTGCAAAGCCTTTGGTGTTGTTCAGCCCCGGCATGCGGGCGGAAACCCGTGAGCTGAAGAAATTTCTCTTTGACCACCTCTATCGCCATTACCAGGTGATGGACACGATGAACAGGGCCAAGCAGGTGGTACGTGATCTTTTTGATGCTTATCTGGAGACGCCGGCTGAAATGCGCCAAGACAGCGAGCCTGCGGGCGACATTACGCTTCAGCGGCGGGTGAGTGACCATATTGCAGGTATGACCGACCGTTTCGCCTTGCGTGAGCACGCCCGCTTGACCGGAAAGACCTTGTTTCATGTCTGA
- the aroB gene encoding 3-dehydroquinate synthase produces MTTQVLHTVHISLEERSYPIHIGHDLLVGESVFSGLPGAHTALIVSNTTVAPLYVARLKAGLAPHYARVLTLELPDGEAHKHWETLNLIFDVLLANTADRKTTLFALGGGVVGDMTGFAAASYMRGVPFVQVPTTLLAQVDSSVGGKTGINHPLGKNMVGAFYQPQMVLCDLATLGTLPPREVSAGLAEVIKYGPIADMGFFDWIEANIENLVSLDSVTLAHAVKRSCEIKAWVVGQDERESGLRAILNFGHTFGHAIEAGLGYGEWLHGEAVGCGMVMAATLSERLGLVDAAFVARLTRLIAAAGLPVKAPLLHAEDNAGAYLDLMRHDKKSEAGEIRFVVIDGPGRAALRSAPDALVREVIDACNL; encoded by the coding sequence ATGACTACGCAAGTGCTTCACACGGTTCACATTTCGCTTGAAGAGCGAAGCTACCCCATTCATATCGGCCACGATCTTTTGGTCGGTGAGTCCGTCTTCTCTGGCTTACCCGGTGCGCACACGGCACTGATTGTGAGCAACACGACGGTAGCGCCGTTGTATGTTGCCAGATTGAAGGCTGGGCTAGCACCGCATTACGCGCGTGTTTTAACCTTGGAGCTCCCCGATGGTGAGGCCCATAAGCACTGGGAAACGTTGAATCTAATTTTCGACGTTTTGCTAGCCAACACAGCTGACCGGAAGACCACGCTATTTGCCTTGGGCGGCGGTGTGGTGGGGGACATGACGGGGTTCGCGGCGGCAAGCTATATGCGTGGTGTGCCTTTCGTGCAGGTGCCTACAACTTTGCTCGCTCAGGTGGATTCGTCGGTAGGTGGCAAAACGGGCATCAACCACCCACTCGGCAAAAATATGGTGGGTGCTTTCTATCAGCCTCAGATGGTGCTGTGTGACCTAGCGACCTTGGGCACCTTGCCCCCTCGGGAGGTGAGCGCCGGTCTGGCCGAAGTCATCAAATACGGACCTATCGCCGATATGGGGTTTTTCGATTGGATCGAAGCCAATATCGAGAATTTGGTCAGTCTGGACAGCGTCACACTGGCGCACGCGGTGAAGCGGAGTTGTGAAATCAAGGCTTGGGTAGTAGGACAAGACGAGCGGGAGTCCGGGCTTCGCGCCATATTGAACTTCGGTCATACATTTGGCCACGCCATCGAGGCAGGCCTGGGCTACGGGGAGTGGTTGCACGGTGAGGCCGTCGGATGCGGAATGGTCATGGCAGCAACCTTGTCAGAGCGGCTGGGCTTGGTAGATGCGGCATTTGTCGCTCGACTGACGCGCTTGATTGCAGCCGCGGGTTTGCCCGTCAAAGCGCCGCTGCTCCATGCCGAAGACAATGCCGGAGCCTATCTTGATTTGATGCGGCATGACAAAAAATCAGAAGCTGGTGAAATCCGCTTTGTAGTGATCGATGGCCCGGGGCGTGCAGCGCTTCGCAGTGCACCTGATGCGCTTGTGCGCGAAGTGATAGACGCTTGCAATTTGTGA
- a CDS encoding shikimate kinase, which translates to MSISLVGLPGSGKTTVGRQLARRLRLPFVDSDHAIEGRIGCSIREFFDREGEERFRDIEEDVLDELSKNADSVLSTGGGAVLRANNRGNLHARGKVVYLKSTPEELFRRLRHDVSRPLLQVSDPLARMRELFAVRDPLYRETAHFVLETGRPSVATLVNMIVMQLELSGAIPSVD; encoded by the coding sequence TTGAGCATTAGTCTTGTCGGTCTTCCCGGCTCCGGGAAGACCACCGTCGGGCGACAACTAGCGCGACGTCTGCGCCTTCCCTTCGTTGACTCAGACCACGCCATTGAGGGCCGTATCGGTTGCTCTATCCGTGAATTCTTCGATCGAGAAGGGGAAGAGCGCTTCCGCGATATCGAGGAGGATGTCCTGGATGAGCTGTCAAAAAATGCAGACTCCGTCTTGTCGACCGGGGGCGGTGCTGTGTTGCGCGCGAACAATCGGGGCAATTTGCATGCGCGTGGCAAGGTCGTGTATTTGAAGTCCACTCCAGAGGAGTTGTTCCGGCGGCTGCGCCACGACGTGAGCAGGCCTTTATTGCAAGTGTCTGATCCTCTGGCGCGCATGCGCGAGTTGTTTGCGGTTCGTGATCCTTTGTACCGAGAAACGGCCCATTTCGTCCTGGAGACCGGTCGCCCCTCGGTAGCAACCTTGGTCAATATGATCGTCATGCAGCTAGAGCTCTCTGGCGCCATTCCCTCGGTCGACTAA